The Nitratidesulfovibrio sp. genome includes the window CCCTGCCGCACCTTTCCATGGGCATGTCGCACGACGTGGAAGTGGCCGTGGCCGAAGGGGCCACCATCGTGCGGGTGGGTACCGACATTTTCGGCCCGCGCCCTGTCAGGGGGTAGTGGGTAGACGGGACGGCGGCAAAGGGGCAGGCGGCTGCCGTTCCCAGCCCCCCGGATTCGTTCGACAGCAGTCCGAAACGCCCGCCACACACGGGGCACGCAGCAACCACCCGCGCACGCAGCAGGGGTACCCGCATGGATCTGGCAACCGTACTCGGCATCCTCATCTCGTTCGGGCTCATCGGCACCGCGCTGTCCATGGGCGGCAACCCGCTGTTCTTCGTGGATTCGGCGGCCCTGCTCATCGTGCTGGGCGGCACCCTGGGGGCCGCGCTGGTGCATTACCCGCTGCCCGTGGCCCTGCGCGTGCTGTCCATCACCCGCAAGGCCTTTGCCACCCGGCTGCACCGCATCGACCTGGTCATCGACCAGTTCATGGAATTCGCCCACCGCGCCCGGCGCGAGGGGCTGCTGTCGCTGGAACCCGCCGTGCGCAACCTGGACGATCCCTTTCTGCGCAAGGGGTTGCAGCTGACCATCGACGGGCTGGAGCCCGACGCCATCCGCGAGATCATGGAAAGCGAAATCGCCGCGTTGGAAACGCGCCACTCCATGGGGGTGGACATCTTCAACGCGCTGGCCTCGTACGCTCCGGCACTGGGGCTGGTGGGCACGCTCATCGGCCTCGTGCAGATGCTGCGTTCCATGAACGATCCCTCGTCCATCGGCCCGGCCATGGCCGTTGCGCTCATCACCACCTTTTACGGAGTGGTGCTGGCCAACCTGGTGTTCCTGCCGCTGGCGGGCAAGCTGCGCCACCGCAGCAAGGAAGAGGTGCAACTGATGGAGATGCAACTGGAAGGCATCCTGGCCATAGCCAGGGGCGAGAACCCGCGCATCATCCTGGAAAAGCTGACCTGTTATCAGCCCCCGCGCGAGCGGCGCACCAACTAGGAAGCCCCCGGGGGAGCACGGACCATGGCGCGCAACAGGCGGAAACCGCAGCCCGCAGGCAGCACCCAGCCGCCGTGGCTCATCACGTATTCCGACCTGATGACCCTGTTGCTGACCTTTTTCGTGCTGCTGGTGGCCATTTCGGTCATCGACGAGCGCCGCCGGGTCATGGCCGTGGGCTCGGTGGCAGGCAGCTTCGGGCAGGAGCAGGGCACCGCCAGCCTGCGCGAACCGGCGGACGGTCGCCCCGTGCCGGGCCTCGTCCCCCTGGGCGATGCTCCCCCGCGTGGCCGCGACCTGACCCCCCTGCGCGACATGCTGTGGGAAGATGCCGAGCGCGACATCAACTATCAGGAAAACGGCTACATCCAGATTTTCTCCATCAACGACGATGTGCTGTTCCGCACCGGCTCGACGGAGCTGACCGAACGCGGCGCGGCCCTGCTGGCGCGCATCGCCCCGGTGCTGCGCGGGGTGGAGCACCCGGTGCTGGTGGCAGGGCACGCCTCGCCCGCGCGCGACGAAGAGGGCATCCTGTTCCGGCTGCGCGGCGACGAAAAGGCCCTGCCGTCGCCGTGGCGGCTTTCGCTGGGGCGGGCCACGGCGGTGTACCGCAGGCTGGCCGACCTTGGCGTGCCGCGTGGCCGCATGCTCATGGAAGCCCACGGCGACACGCGCCCCCGTTTCGACAACCTGACCCCGGAAGGGCGGCGCGCCAACCGCCGCGTGGACATCGTGCTCGACCGGCGCAACGCCGAATGGGCAAGGCGCATGGAATCGCTGAAGGAGGGCGCCCCCGTGCGCGAAACCTTCCAGTACAAGGGGTTCCGGTTCGATTTCACCATGCCCGGCGGCCCGGAAACCGACGCGGCCCCCGGCCCGGACCCCGGCCCGGAAATTGACCAGGGCGAGGGAGGGCGCTGAGATGGCCGACCTCCTTCCCCCCCACGTGCCCCCCCACGCACACGCCCCCGCGCGCCGTCCGCGCAGCGCCCCGACGGAGGACAAGCCCCGCCAGCCGTGGCTGCTGACCTATTCCGACTTGGTCACCCTGCTGCTGACCTTTTTCGTGCTGCTGCTGTCCATGTCATCCATGAACCGGGTGACCCTGTCGCGCATCGGCAGCCACTTCGGCGAGGCGGGCGAGCAGGCCTCGGGCGTCACGGGTACGGTGCCGGAGCGCATCCGGCTGCTGGAACCGCTGCTGGCGCGGCCCGCGCAGGTGTATGCCCACCAGCGCGAGATCAAGGAATTGCTGTTCCCCGGTGCCGAGTTGCCCCCCGGCATTGACCGAAGTACACTGGACAAGAACCTGCGGATACTGGAACATCCGGAGGGCGTGGTGCTGGCCCTGACCGACGACCTGCTGTTCGCCCCCGGCCAGTGGCAACTGCGCGAGGCGGCGCGCCCTTTGCTGGGCATGCTGGCCGAAGTGCTGGAGTACGTTACCGCCGACGTGGCCGTTGCCGGACACAGCGACCCGCGCACCGAGGGCGCGCCGGTAATGGAGCAGTCCTCCGCAGAGGGGGGGCCGGGCGGCGGGGCAGGGGCCGCAACGGGCGATGCCGCCGGGTACGAGCTGGCCGGGCGGCGGGCGTTGACGGTTTTGGAATATTTCGTGCAAAGAAAACTTGACCCTGCCCGGTTTTCCGTCGCGGGGTATGGCCCGGACCGGCCATCCCTTGCGGGGCAGCCCCCCGCGCCCGGTGCGCCCGGTGCGCCCGGTGCGCTGGGCGCGGCCGGCGCGGCGTCTGGTGGTCGGGTGTCCGGCAATCAGGCGGCTGGCGAGGGGCAGGACGCCGCAGGCGGCCCCGGTGCGGCGACGGGTTCCGACGACCCCGACCGCAACCGCCGGGTGGAAATTCTGGTAAAGACCACGCCGAGACTCGGCGGATATCAGTAGGGCGCGCAGTGCGCGGTCCGGTGGGCAACCCGCCCGCCGCAATGTCCAGTTGTCCCAAGGAGCGAGCGCAGTGGCGGAAGAAGCCGCACCCCCAAAGAAGAAGTCCGGCAAGCTGAAGTGGATCATCCTCATTCTGTTGCTGCTGGTGCTGGCCGGAGCCGGTGGCGGCGGGGCGTACTGGTGGTTCGTCATGCGGCCCGCCGCACAGACTGCCGAGGGCGCGCAGGAAGCGGCCAAGGCCGAGGGCAAGGGTGACGCCAAGGGCGGCGAGGCCCCGGCCCGCAATGCCAAGGTTGCCAAGCTTCCGACATTTCTGGTGAACCTTGCAGACCCCACGGGCCGCCGCTACCTCAAGCTGACCATGGAGGTCGAGGTGGGCTCCGACGCCACGGTCAAGGAACTGGAAGGCCAGTCGGCCAAGGTGCGCGACGCGGTCATCCTGCTGCTGTCCAGCAAGTCGTACGCGGACCTCGCCCCCATCGAAAGCAAGCTCCAGCTCAAGAACGAGGTGGCCGACCGCCTGAACCAGATTCTGGGCGGCCCCAAGGTGCTGCGGGTGTACATTACCGAAATGGTCATCCAGTAGGCGCGTTGCGCGCAAGAGGAATACCCATGAGTGACGGCAAGGATGTCGATCAGGATCTGCTGGCGGCCCAGTGGGCTGCCGCCCTGGATAGTGAGGAAGACGACGATGGCGGCGGCGCCAAGGCCGCGCCCGCTGCCGCGCCCGCTGCCGCCGGGGGCGGCGAGGACGACGCCCGCCTGGCCGAGGAATGGGCCAAGGCCCTGGCCAGCGAAGAGCAGACCCAGCTGAAGAAGGAGAAGGAGCAGGGGTTCTTCGCCTCTGCCGCGCGCGAGGCAAAGTTCAAGGATTTGACGGAAGAGGCCAAGTCGCCCCGGCCCGACAGCGGGCGGCGCGAACTGGACTTCATCCTGGACATTCCGCTGGACGTGTCGGCGGAACTGGGCCGCACCCGCCTGCTGATCAACGAACTGCTCCAGTTGGGGCAGGGTTCGGTCATCGAACTGAACAAGCTGGCCGGTGAACCGCTGGAAGTGTACGTCAACGGCAAGCTGGTGGCGCGCGGCGAGGCCGTGGTCATCAACGAAAAATTCGGCGTGCGCCTGACCGACATCATCAGCCCCATCGAACGGGTGAAGCAGCTTGCTTAACGCCACCGAATCCGCCGTGGGCGCCGCCAGCCCCGCCGCCAGCGCCGCCGCCGACATGGCCGCGCAGATTTCCGGGCAGGCTCCGGCCCAGGCGGAGGGCGCCGTGCGCGCCGTCATTTCCGCCAACGCCACCATGGGCGATGCGGTCCAGGCCCTGCCGCATGCCGCGGGACAGGTGGCGACCAGTGCCGCCGACGCCGTGAATGCCACCATGGCTCACGCCAATGCCACCATGGCATCGGTCAACGCGACTGTCGGCGCCTCCGACGGCCTTGCTGCCGCCGCCGTGCCCGCCTTTTCGTGGAGCGGATACATCCAGGCCGTGGGCGTGCTGTTCCTGCTGGTGGGGCTGCTGTGGCTGGCCCTGTGGGCCGTGCGCCGCCACGGCGGGCTGTTCCGCGCCGTGCCGGGCGCGGGCGGCTTTTCGCGCGACGACCTGCGCATGGAGGCGCAGTTGCCCATTGGCCCGCGCAAGGGGCTTATGGTGGTACGCTTCTTGAACAAGCGATTGCTGCTGGGCGTCACCGACCAGCAGATAACGCTACTCACGGAGCAGGACCTTGACCATGAGCACGGCAGCGACGACGCAACTTCCGACCCCGACCGGGTCCCCGGCCAGCCCGGCGGGCGCGGCACCGGCGGCTTCTCCTCGGTGCTGGGGCGTGCCCTCGGCAAGGGGCGTACACCTTCCGGCGGTTGATGCCGCCACCGTCATTTCCGCCCCGGCATCCGCCCGCCGGGGCGTCACCGGCCTGACGGCGGACCCCGCCGAGGCCGCTGCGCCAGACGCCAAACCTGACGTCACCCGCCAGGGCTCCACCCGTCCGGCAGCCGTCCGCCCCATCGTTCCGGCTCCCTGCGACCTGTCCGTGGGCCATGCCGCCCTGCCCGGCAGCCCCCTGCGTTCCGGCGCCACCCGTCCTGCCGCCGCCATCCGCCTGTTTTCCCTGGTTAGCGCCCTGCTGCTGCCCCTGTCGTGCCTAGCGTGCCTGTCCTTCCTGACGCTTCTGGGCAGCGGCGTGGCCCATGCGGCGCAGGACCTGGTCATGCCCACCATGCAGCTAACCCTTGGCGCGGGCCAGACCGAGCCGGAAAAGGTCTCGCTGCTGCTCGAAATCCTGTTCATGCTCACGGTGCTTTCGCTGGCCCCGGCCATCATGCTTACCGTGACCAGCTTTACCCGCATCATCATCGTGTTCC containing:
- a CDS encoding motility protein A, translated to MDLATVLGILISFGLIGTALSMGGNPLFFVDSAALLIVLGGTLGAALVHYPLPVALRVLSITRKAFATRLHRIDLVIDQFMEFAHRARREGLLSLEPAVRNLDDPFLRKGLQLTIDGLEPDAIREIMESEIAALETRHSMGVDIFNALASYAPALGLVGTLIGLVQMLRSMNDPSSIGPAMAVALITTFYGVVLANLVFLPLAGKLRHRSKEEVQLMEMQLEGILAIARGENPRIILEKLTCYQPPRERRTN
- a CDS encoding flagellar motor protein MotB, whose protein sequence is MARNRRKPQPAGSTQPPWLITYSDLMTLLLTFFVLLVAISVIDERRRVMAVGSVAGSFGQEQGTASLREPADGRPVPGLVPLGDAPPRGRDLTPLRDMLWEDAERDINYQENGYIQIFSINDDVLFRTGSTELTERGAALLARIAPVLRGVEHPVLVAGHASPARDEEGILFRLRGDEKALPSPWRLSLGRATAVYRRLADLGVPRGRMLMEAHGDTRPRFDNLTPEGRRANRRVDIVLDRRNAEWARRMESLKEGAPVRETFQYKGFRFDFTMPGGPETDAAPGPDPGPEIDQGEGGR
- a CDS encoding flagellar motor protein MotB, with product MADLLPPHVPPHAHAPARRPRSAPTEDKPRQPWLLTYSDLVTLLLTFFVLLLSMSSMNRVTLSRIGSHFGEAGEQASGVTGTVPERIRLLEPLLARPAQVYAHQREIKELLFPGAELPPGIDRSTLDKNLRILEHPEGVVLALTDDLLFAPGQWQLREAARPLLGMLAEVLEYVTADVAVAGHSDPRTEGAPVMEQSSAEGGPGGGAGAATGDAAGYELAGRRALTVLEYFVQRKLDPARFSVAGYGPDRPSLAGQPPAPGAPGAPGALGAAGAASGGRVSGNQAAGEGQDAAGGPGAATGSDDPDRNRRVEILVKTTPRLGGYQ
- a CDS encoding flagellar basal body-associated FliL family protein, with product MAEEAAPPKKKSGKLKWIILILLLLVLAGAGGGGAYWWFVMRPAAQTAEGAQEAAKAEGKGDAKGGEAPARNAKVAKLPTFLVNLADPTGRRYLKLTMEVEVGSDATVKELEGQSAKVRDAVILLLSSKSYADLAPIESKLQLKNEVADRLNQILGGPKVLRVYITEMVIQ
- the fliN gene encoding flagellar motor switch protein FliN, which gives rise to MSDGKDVDQDLLAAQWAAALDSEEDDDGGGAKAAPAAAPAAAGGGEDDARLAEEWAKALASEEQTQLKKEKEQGFFASAAREAKFKDLTEEAKSPRPDSGRRELDFILDIPLDVSAELGRTRLLINELLQLGQGSVIELNKLAGEPLEVYVNGKLVARGEAVVINEKFGVRLTDIISPIERVKQLA
- the fliO gene encoding flagellar biosynthetic protein FliO, whose amino-acid sequence is MLNATESAVGAASPAASAAADMAAQISGQAPAQAEGAVRAVISANATMGDAVQALPHAAGQVATSAADAVNATMAHANATMASVNATVGASDGLAAAAVPAFSWSGYIQAVGVLFLLVGLLWLALWAVRRHGGLFRAVPGAGGFSRDDLRMEAQLPIGPRKGLMVVRFLNKRLLLGVTDQQITLLTEQDLDHEHGSDDATSDPDRVPGQPGGRGTGGFSSVLGRALGKGRTPSGG